The following DNA comes from Carassius carassius chromosome 41, fCarCar2.1, whole genome shotgun sequence.
TGATATTAACTTTTGCATGGATTTTATTGAAAAGAGCTTAGGCTCATGTAACCAGAAGTTTTTCTTGCCTCATAGGTTTACATTATCTTAAGCAAAGcaattcaacattaatttccAGTTGTGTCTGTGAAACACAGAGGTAGGCCTACCATCCTAGTAGTTTAGTGCGCACATGAACGCCAGggtgaccatattttagttttccaaaaagaggacagtCGGTGGGGCAGGGGGCTGGGGTGTGGTTGGTTGGTGGTTAAAGTAGTGCAATGACCATATCccaaatatcaaatatcatgaaaatgtcatttccatacctaaaatacatattttacagtcacgGTTATGCATATTGATGATAAAAACAGCTAAAAAGATTCCTGCTGTACCAGTGGCCCTCCTTCACAAAATATCTAGCACAGTTTTTTCATAGGTAGAATCTTAGTCAAATGTAATTAAGCAacatttcaaacctttaaccAACGGGGAAAATCAAtccattaacattttaaaagtagCCATAGGAGAAAAGAAAATGCGGACTTTGCAACCCTGAATACAACACGAATTGCAGGAGTCAAATTTGACTGATCAGGGGTTGAGGAGAGAGGGATGACTGATTCAAAAGAGATTTAAATACTCTGCTTATTGAAGGCGGCTCCCTGATGCGCAAAAAATATGCAATATTAGAATCACGGGAGCGGGAAATCCAGTGGGAGCGGGATTAAGAAAACAGTCCATCGTAGCGCTCTAATACAAAAATGCACTGTAGAAAGTAAAAGCCGAATTCCCGACATTTTGGGCAATTCAGATGAATTTTTTTAGGTCCAAAAAGAGGACGTGTCCAGGAAAAAGAGGAAATATGGTCACTCTAACATCATGGCAACATACTGCCTACAACACAAAGTACCTCACACGTGAAACACTTAACGTAACGCATAAATGCGCGTAACTAATGTAAATCAAGCAAGCTTCTATGCATAGGCCACAAATTGTTGGCAAAATAACACATTAGCGGACCAGAGGGACTAATATGGAATTTTTTCCAGAAAACTTCTTGCACAAAagaaattcaagcactttcaaggacctgcatcaaagtatatttatttttaaaaactttccaGGGCCGCAACAAAAATGTTTCAGATTCACAAACTATCAAGGATTTCAAGGACCCATGGGAACCCTCTATATAAAACAAACTGTATGAACACTAACTTACCGCAATTATATTTAGAAATGAACccataaaacagatattttttaaCGGtggataattaatattattaagagATATTTTAAAGAGTCCAGAAGGCaatcaaatgaaataaagtgaTGCATGGAATGTTCTGTTTTCTGATGAAGATACCAGAGGTTCAATTTACAACATCCATCTTGTAGTTAAAGTTTGGCATGTCTACCCAActgaaaaaaatcaaacaaaaaacattaaaatcatagTAAGGTttactaataaaacaaaaaacgaatTTATCTATTTTGCAGTCCTGCATGTAAAGATTAGCATTTTCTATAATGCTacaattatttatgttttgtcaCTGTATCCTTTCcatacttatattttttttattattagctatAATTTTTTAGCATAGCGCAGatgatttttatgatttatttataatgtattgttattattatttcatttgatAAATATCTCCTCACCTTCCATGTGGAGTGATGTTGGTTTGATATAGAAAGGGGCTGCAGTGTCTCGATCATACAAGTTTTGGAGCAGCACATTTTTAACCATCTTTAGACTCAGAGTGTAGAGTATCAGCTCCTCATGTTCTAAAGGCATCATGAACTGGAGCTTAAACTGGGCTGCAGTGTCCCTGTGTCGAAACACAACATTAAAAAGTCATTTCGGTCAACTTTCCCTTGATATAAATGAGATTTGTTTGTCTGGACCAAAAATGAGTGGATAAGACTTAAAGTCACACTATGGTATGGACAAGCAAATAGGTGTAAAATGTGACTGGAGTGTGAAATTGACTCACTGGAGATTGTTTATGGTGACATTGTAAAAGTACCGCTCCAATGCAGGAGAAGAACTGTAGACTTCTATCAGCTGAAGATTGATAATGGTGTATGGGAGAGACAGACATAGAGTGAATGAGTAATCATACATGtacatagcaaaataaataaataaaagcagtgctgttttttttcttctccattgTACTGCTGGATGTTTAACTTATCTAAAACATGTGGTTGAGTCAGTCTACTCCTGAGCTCTGTTAAATCAGATGTGTTGGATAAGCAAAACATCCCAGATACGCAGTGATGTGCCCCTAAGGAACAGaaatgagaaggaaaaaaataaataaaacactactACTGTGAAAGCATAAGTGCAAGTTGTGGAGCATGCCGCTCAGGATGATTAGTTCACCCACAAAAAGAACATttcatcattatttactcaccttcaaactGTTCCACATCTCTCTGACTTACTTTCATCAGTGGACTACAAATGGTGGGTTTTTACAAAATCTCTTGATTTGTGCAGTAGCTTTAAACAGTGATGTCCAATGAAAGCATAGTTCTTTTGAGTCAGATTCTttttcacagaataaagaaagtcatacaagtttggaatgacatgagggtgaataaatgacatcATGAGTGAATTTTCAAcaaatctttgggtaaactattccttcaaGACAGATGTCAATGATTCAAGATTTGCAGTGTCACAAAAatatcaatttcaaataaatgctgctcttttgaatggATAAAGGATTTTTTACatggattaatatatatatatatatataggtttagcagcaaatcagcatatttcattCCTGAACATATcaagtaacactgaagactgaagagtaatgatgctgaacattaagctttacatcacagaaataaattaaacagttactttttaaattctattattttacaatattacagtttttttctgcttttaaacccTGGAATGTCAAAAACCCTCattgacaccccatttaagtggTGTTAGTGCACTTTTTATTTGTTCATGTCTAGCTTGTACTAAAcatggaacatttatttagattCAAATTCAAGATTAGTCAGGGAAATCATGTGAAACATTTGGGGGTTGGGGGGTTAATCTTTAAatccatatttataaaaaaaataaaataaaaaaatgtatgtctcTGACTTCTTCATACTTCAGAGTTTGATCTGTGTTGATTTATGTAAAGCTTATGAATGATTTCTCAAAAATGCTTCACAGGTATCTACAATTTCTAGTACTGAATAGATCATTTTTGTTATTACCTGCTGTTTCAGCTCTCTCATAGTCTCTTCATCCTGAGAGTTTGAAATGAAGCTGTTAGCATCCAGAGTAAAATTTCCTCTGAAGAAGCGTGCCACCACAAATGAGGATTTGTCATATTTTTCATCTTCGTCATCATgaataactttaaaacacaaagggttgcaaaacaaaaatagaatcaAAATGTTATACAGGaattacttaaaggggtcatatgatttgatttaacatttttcctttttttggagTGTTACAGGCACTTGCTgcttaaagaagatctgtaaagttgcaaagtctaaagtctcaaatccaaagagatatactttattaaagttaagagtcagccacgccctcctaaaacggcttgttttaacacgcccccacattATGATGTGGGAAAATTTgtataacactgcccaaatgtttacGCACAGAAAGGTGTCatttttattctcgctgttgctgccgctgccatgttgtggagatgttgTGTGCTTCATGGTGAAAGTGTAACTACTTTTTTGtcctttcaaaagaggacacaactagaaatcagtggttaagttgtatttacaacactgttccggaacaggtcaaggaatgtttatttattattatttatttatttatttttactgaagATGAGGACTGTAGCCTACAATGTttctgtgcacaaaggctgtttctataaagtggggaaaTTCTAACTTTGCAAGGatagtctggcgcttctgactcgcagtctgtaagtacatttacatacgTACCACAAGACCGCAAAAGTCTCaagtgtaaatttttcgaaattgagatttatacatcatgtgaaagttgaataaataagctttctattgatgtatggtttgttaggacaatatttggcagagatacaactatttgaaaatctggattctgagagtgcaaaacaaatctaaatactgagaaattccctttaaagttgtccaaatgaggttcttagcaatgcatattactaatcaaaaatgaagtttttatatattaacagtcagaaatctacaaaatatctttatgaaacatgatctttactcaatatactaattatttttagaataaaagaaaaatgtataattttaacccttacaagttttttttttttttttttttttttttttggctattgctaaaaatataccccagcgacttaagactgtttttttggtccagggtcacatatttaaacAATGTGCCACTGAtaattcaaatgtgagttttgagcagtgtactgtagagtagcacttgttgtttagTCATttttccaatcacaaatgcagacatggtttttgtTTACTCAGCGCAACGAGTAAAAAGAGAGTATAagttattataatcagtaattatgtccccactggatgcaacaaatgcctcatttgtaatgggttttattggttttgtctcgtcgtgcCTGGAGACggcatttccgtcacatgcttgaggaattcagccaatcacaatgcactggataaaaatgtatgcatttcagaaaggcgaggCATAGAGGAGCAATAATAATGTactacccgaattccggaaaagttgggacgttttttaaattttaataaaatgaaaactaaaagactttcaaatcacatgagccaatattttattcacaatagaacatagataacatagcaaatgtttaaactgagaaagtttacaattttatgcacaaaatgagctcatttcaattttgatttctgctacaggtctcaaaatagttgggacggggcatgtttaccatggtgtagcatctccttttcttttcaaaacagtttgaagacgtctgggcattgaggctatgagttgctggagttttgctgttggaatttggtcccattcttgccttatatagatttccagctgctgaagagttcgtggtcgtctttgacgtatttttcgtttaattatgcgccaaatgttctctataggtgaaagatctggactgcaggcaggccaggttagcacccggactcttctacgacgaagccatgctgttgttatagctgcagtatgtggttttgcattccttccctgaaatagacgttgtttggagggaagcatatgttgctctaaaacctttatatacctttcagcattcacagagccttccaaaacatgcaagctgcccataccgtatgcacttatgcacccccataccatcagagatgctggcttttgaactgaacgctgataacatgctggaaggtctccctcctctttagcccggaggacacggcgtccgtgatttccaacaagaatgtcaaatttggactcgtctgaccataaaacactattcaactttgaaatagtcctttttaaatgagccttggcccacaggacacgacggcacttctggaccatgttcacatatggcttcctttttgcatgatagagctttagttggcatctgctgatggcacggcggattgtgtttaccgacagtggtttctgaaagtattcctgggcccatttagtaatgtcattgacacaatcatgccgatgagtgatgcagtgtcatctgagagcccgaagaccacgggcatccaataaaggtctccggccttgtcccttacgcacagagatttctccagtttctctgaatgttttgatgatgttatgcactgtagatgatgagatttgcaaagcctttgcaatttgacgttgaggaacattgtttttaaagttttccacaatttttttacgcagtctttcacaggtcggagagcctctgcccatctttacttctgagagactcttcttctctaagacaaagcttttatagctaatcatgttacagacctgatatcaattaacttaattaatcactagatgttctcccagctgaatcttttcaaaactgcttgcttttttagccatttgtttcccccgtgccaacttttttgagacctgtagcaggcattaaattttaaatgagctaattaagtggataaaagtgtaaaatttctcagtttaaacatttgctacgttatctatgttctattgtgaataaaataatggctcatgtgatttgaaattcctttagttttcattttattaaaatttaaaaaacgtcccaacttttccggaattcgggttgtacactgtgtggaaaataatgtgatttttgaatcttaaactgcataaacacattgcattacactaaatacacaaaatgatcttttaagcaatgtcatatgacccctttaagaaacatATGCTGTGGTTCAGTCATCTTGGAAACAGCTGACATTTTGGTAAATGTGTAGAGGAAGGCTCCTCTGATCTCATAATTTTAAACATCAGTATCAGAAGAGCAAGCCAGATATGACTAGAATTCAGGATGCACTTGgccaaatcaaaaatcaaaaataaattttatttaataatcaattaattaatcaaatgtttttaataaatcaacACTCAAATAAAAATGAGTTGAACAATTACAAGACAAGATATTTCAGCaagttgttttgtttctttcaaCATACAATACATTATGATGTTCATTCGTGCTTATTTTGTGCAAGAACTAAAATTAAAGAGAAACATATGCAATCAGCCACAATAAAAGTGTTAAAGGTTTAAAATGTTTTGCTTGTGttaaacatttattgtttgtattttgtgataaaattgacagaatttgaaagttgagattttgttttcttttaaaagtgcataaaaacagcaaaatataTAGCCTAACAAATTAGACTGGTAACATTATCAATAGCATTCGCAGTAGACCAAGATTATGAATGGAGCATCAGTACCTGCACACAAAATAATTGAGATTCCAATAACCAGAGCAATGGCAATAAAGATGAAGAGTAGCAATGTCCATAATTTGAGTTTCCACACCACCACCTCATTTAGTTCTCTCTTGACCCTCCGCAGCTCCCTTGACCActgcaaacacaaacagaaaCTCTGTTTAAATAGTTACATTAAATTGAAtgaatcaaaaagcatgtctaatgaaTTGATATCATGAAGTGTACACAATATAACagcattttaacaaaaatatattattttattatttacatacttGAAgcaatgtacatttttattttttgtttctaaaaatgtattttattttttgcccaaTTCTGTATTTTCCATtaattttctggattccattttaatggtttcattgcattataataataaaagcacctctaaataatatatttcataaaaaataaaatatgaataataatctattcttattttatattttttttttcttagaaatacTTGTTTATTGTATTTAGTGTTGTGTATTTAGATTTGtctgataattatatatatatatatatatatatataatttttttttttggtaaatattcttttaaataatgttttaataactattttattAGTTGTAGTGGTACTATCTTTACATTAAtcaatatatttctgtcacagtttcttcGAGTTGAACCAAACTTATTTTTGATGAGTTGCTGTAAAGACTTTTGAGTTTctatttgtatatgatatgacaaTAGTTTTTCTCAAAGTAAATGGGAAAATGCTTATGAAATGACTCTCACAGCAGACCTAGAGATTAtgttcatgtactcatatattgaggcggcagaggcttaaaacaacacaaatgtcACAGGTTCTTCAGTATGTGTGTAGTAAACGAAACCTTGCATCtgtgccattcattcacacagagacacgcagagtaagtgaagtgacattcagccaagtatggtgacccatactcagaatttgtgctctgcatttaacccatccgaaatgcacacacacagagcagtgaacacacacacacacactgtgagcacacacccggagcagtgggcagccatttatgctgcggcgcccggggagcagttgggggttcgatgccttgctcaagggcacctaagtcgtggtattgagggtggagagagaactgtacatgcactccccccacccacaattcctgccggcccgggactcgaactcacaacctttcgattgggagtccgactctctaaccattaggccacgactcccccttCAGAGCAGGAAGGATtcatattaaaatgcatattttaaggcTTAATGTTTACAGACACTAATCCATATCGCattttgatttaagtgtactgagatacttttgatttattcatccaaaaattGGCAAATTTAGTGACATTCcgtgtttcatttaatttttattgcgTTTTTcgcatcgtggaaatcatagggtcCTACAGAGGAACAGCCACAAGGCTTTCTTACTGTACCTCAGCATTGTTCAAAGCCAAGCTGTTTAAATTACATTAGACATATTTGCTTATGTCAGTGGTTCCCAATCTTGGTCCTGGAGAAATCCAAGCATTGCACATTTTAGATGACTCCCTGTTCAACAcaactgattcaactcatcatCTCATTAGTAAAGACTCCCAAGACCTCAGATGTGtatgtcagataagagagacatcaAAATTGTATTATTTCCACATGTAGACATACTCCAAGTAATGGCTTTTTGCTTTTCAGATTTACCTTGGGTCGAGTTAGAGAGTCAGGATCGACGCCTCTATCCACATGGAGGTGCTGTTCACTATTGTTCTCAGTGACCTGAAAACACATAAATCCAGACAGACCAGTCAAACTAAACTGAAGGATGGttttgcagcctaaaaatctGCATGCAGCACAAGGTGTCAGGGCAGACATCAATAGTGGAAAATAAATAGCTTACTTGAATAACCTAATTATGAGTGAAAACAATGTATTGTATAGATTAGTTTGACAATCAGGGGACCATTTCCAATAAGcaactatggtcacaagttcTGTCATTGTGACTGTATCTCAAAATGCTTTTGCTTTGGTTCAAAACCATCATAGTTTCATTCgatcaattaatttttttcagccAATCAAAAGTTATGAGTAAG
Coding sequences within:
- the LOC132123308 gene encoding TPA-induced transmembrane protein-like, yielding MCFQVTENNSEQHLHVDRGVDPDSLTRPKWSRELRRVKRELNEVVVWKLKLWTLLLFIFIAIALVIGISIILCAVIHDDEDEKYDKSSFVVARFFRGNFTLDANSFISNSQDEETMRELKQQLIEVYSSSPALERYFYNVTINNLQDTAAQFKLQFMMPLEHEELILYTLSLKMVKNVLLQNLYDRDTAAPFYIKPTSLHMEVG